One window of Nymphaea colorata isolate Beijing-Zhang1983 chromosome 11, ASM883128v2, whole genome shotgun sequence genomic DNA carries:
- the LOC116264525 gene encoding MYB-like transcription factor EOBI: MWNMDGRFQKISKIGGDETELRRGPWTLEEDTILIHYIASHGEGRWNMLARCSGLKRTGKSCRLRWLNYLKPDVKRGNLTPEEQLLILELHSKWGNRWSRIAQHLPGRTDNEIKNYWRTRVQKQARQLQCDANSQRFRETIRCFWMPRLLQKISTPSMNGSSAASSSPQVMETPQPSSSSSLTMCAPEEANNKVTTVNFSGYSGVTNQGNVSSDSQLPTVSEFPTSPHSPLSRGCYFNDCYDPLNTMAAPSWNDAVPDCPLGESTWFDDYMSDGLWNMDEFMYVTQYQNGL; this comes from the exons atgtggaacatggacGGCAGGTTTCAAAAGATCAGCAAGATTGGCGGTGATGAGACCGAGCTCAGACGAGGCCCTTGGACTCTCGAGGAGGACACAATTCTTATTCATTATATTGCTTCTCATGGGGAGGGGCGTTGGAATATGCTGGCGAGGTGCTCAG GACTTAAGAGAACGGGTAAAAGTTGCAGATTGAGGTGGCTTAACTATTTGAAGCCTGATGTTAAACGTGGTAACCTTACACCGGAAGAACAGCTCTTGATCTTAGAGCTCCATTCTAAGTGGGGAAACAG GTGGTCAAGAATAGCACAGCATCTGCCGGGGAGAACAGACAATGAGATCAAGAACTACTGGAGAACAAGGGTGCAGAAGCAGGCTCGACAGCTACAGTGTGATGCAAACAGCCAGAGGTTCCGCGAGACGATCCGCTGCTTCTGGATGCCGCGTCTGCTCCAGAAGATCTCCACACCCTCCATGAATGGCAGCTCTGCAGCGTCAAGCTCCCCACAAGTCATGGAGACACCCCaaccttcatcatcatcatccctCACCATGTGTGCACCTGAGGAAGCCAACAACAAGGTTACCACAGTGAACTTCTCAGGATACAGTGGAGTGACCAACCAAGGGAACGTCAGTTCAGATTCTCAACTGCCCACAGTTTCAGAATTCCCAACAAGTCCCCACAGCCCGTTATCCAGAGGTTGTTACTTCAATGACTGTTATGATCCATTGAACACCATGGCTGCCCCAAGTTGGAATGATGCAGTCCCTGACTGCCCATTGGGTGAGAGCACCTGGTTTGATGACTACATGTCAGATGGCCTATGGAACATGGATGAGTTTATGTATGTAACACAGTACCAGAATGGCCTCTAA